GGACTGCCTGAAGAGCCTACATGCCCCAGTCATTCCGCAGATCTCAGATAGGCCTTTTCAAATTATCCAGCATATGGGTGTGATTGTTATTCCTTCCGGTATTTGCTCGGACAAGTCTCGAACGCTGATCGACAAATTGGCTGAAGGCACTATCTACAATCATAAAGGCACGTACTCTGTACTGGCCTTTTCAGGGCCCGGAAGGAAAATACCAAAGCCTGAACTGAAGGTAATTCGCGCACTGGAGTTCATCGGGAAGACAAGTATGTGCCTATGTGAGCTAGATTACATATGTAAGATGAGTTCCAGTTACGTCTTTCGATTACCATGTTCtcattattactataaagAGCTAGATGCTAATTGCAAACTCATGATATAAGCACAAGAGCTTCATCGAGTCGACCGATCCACAGATGCACTGCCCAGGTATCGTACGGTCTTCTGGAACTGCCACGATTATACAGTCAATCTCGCCATTCTCATCATGGATGACTTCCCCCCACCGCCCGCTCTCGTGAAACTATCCAGAATGGTAGAGGAGTCTAAATCTGCCTTTTGTCGGAAACATGAAGAATGTGCTTTGGCTATGATGAACGTCGCTCTCTGTATCGGGGCATTTCTGTGTGTATTCGATCTGTTTGGCTACACCTTGGCACATATATTCATTCTGTTCGCGCTTTTATCGACGGCACTTTGTCATGTATACTATACTATCTGGAGGTTTCAGCAGGTTGAAGCCTTGCAGATGAGAGAAGCTTTGATACACACTCTTGAGCAACGCTTTTCTAGACTATCGGCCTTCCGTCGTGGGAACCCTGTCCCATCGTCGGCGATTAGGGAGCCCTTGTGGTTTCCAAGAGGCTAGGAGATGTTGGAAGCACGACACTCATGGCACTTTGGGTCGCCATATCTTATTTCATCTCTGTTTCTGTAACCCCCCTCTTTCTGCCTTCttttaactttatttttactttgcGTTCCAGTTGGAGCTCACTCTTAATTTTGCACTTTTGTAGACAGTGTATGCTGATAGTATTATTTCATTCAGATCACATATGCTTATGCTTTTTTCTACTTTGTCAGATCTATGCAACGTGAAATTAGATTATTGGCTAAGTGCTGACTGTACGTATTGTGCCACAAACGAAGCAAGACGCAGAATCAATGTTGTTTTACAATTGGTGCAGAAAGCCCGAATGTAACACATCATATGATACATCGCTTAGGGCAATGAAAGCACATACCTGGCTTAAGGCTGGTATCTATACAGTGCTTGCATGGTGAAATTTGGCTCGCATTCGATGTGCTAACAGTATGAACTGAGAATGAATCCAGAACAAATAGTATATGGTACCCGTACAAGATGCTATCCTACGTGCTGGGGAGGACAGGAAAACTACAAAGGCTTTGACATAGGACTTGAAAGAGGGGCCCCTCCTGAGGCAGATGCAATCCTATCTTAGCCCACTGGGGCATCCAATGACATTTTACGGAGTAAGGAAGAACATAATTTGAGAATGGCCACCGGAATCAGAAGGGGTGAGTGCTTGTCAGGTGATTTGAGAGAGAGGGCGGGTAAAAGCGAGTCGGGATATGCACCTAAGCTATGGACTGTAGGTTCAAGGTATAAATGCAGAGCAGTAGGGCAAGTCACATGCCAAGTGAGGTGTGACACAAAGCTTCTAGAACGCACTATTGCTTTGCTCATATGACTTTTGTCGTTGCCTGGCCGAGTATAGACCAGCTCGCCTTCTGAAACAATGACAGACTGGAGATGCGTTTCATTCACCAAAGGTCCGCTGGCCTCTGCTCATACCATTCACCACTATGCTGCCTAGGGCTAAGGTGACATTGTAGGTGACTGTTCTCTTGTGGTTTTCTTGATTTGAAGCAAAATACTGATGGCGACCAAGGACGACGCTTGATCATTGCCGGCTCGGCTTTAGTGAACATATCAATGGCGCTGGTTGAAACCCTATTACTGCTAGTAAAGGTGAGATGGATCGAACTGTAAATTAAGTCAAGGCTGGAGAAGTATTCAATGAATGTAGCCTGCGATCCACAACAACCAATAGGAGCTCCGATCAGTCGTTTGCTCCTCACGACCTCCCCTCATCTCCTCTCGATCCCACGACTGTTTAATCAATAATACCACTCGACCGAGCTTTTTTATCAGCAGCGCCTTCCCTGTCGTATCCCATTTTGGAAACTACTTCGTTTGATAGTAGATCCAATATGGAAGTCTTTCTTCACCATGTCCCAGCGGATCTTAATCGGCACGGCTTCAAACGCGAACTTCAGCCCTTCATGAAAACCCTTCGAATTCAAGACTTTATTTGCGAGAAGCCCAGAAAGAAACGTTTTGGCACTATCACCTTTCTGCATGTCGACGACGCAGAAAGGTTTCTGCAGGCACATGGTGAAAAGCCAAATCCTCTCGGGGGCTTCAAGTCAAATCTGAAACTCATGGGGGTGAGTGTGTGTTGTAAATCAAGCAGATATCCGCCAAAGCCCTTCGCATTGCGGACGTTAGAGCACGAGGCTCAAGAAAGGGCAAAGGGTCACCGGGAGCGGCCAGAGGAGTCAGTCGTTTTTGGAATGCAACAATACAGCTGTGGAAGATGCGACTTTGTCGGGGAGCAGTTGACATACAACCCTGAGCTTCAGTGGTCAGCAAGAGGAACTATCAAATTCAAGACGCGATCTATGATAGTCCACGTTATTCCTGACTGTCGGATTCGCATACCACTTTCTACCATTGTTAGCTTAATATACTCGACTGACGGTACTCTTACAGTTACCCTCTCTGATgtgcccttcttctttaaGGTAATAGGGACTTCCTACAATTCGTTAGGAATCGAATCCAGTCGGGTACGTCTGTCCAATCTAGGGAACGGACATGATCAGATAGTTGGGCAGTGCTTGGTTTATCAGTTCAAAGTTTCTGTGGTGGACTTTAGGGcaaatatagaaaagctCAAAGATTGGGAGATAACCATCTATCGGTACAACCTGACCACAGCAAGGCCCCTATTATGCTCACAGGCAGTCTCCGTTGAGTTTCACAAACTGCTGAGTGAGCTAGCAGAATGTACGCGCAATAGATCTGTGCCATTTGGGATTCTCTTCCAGCTTCAGGCATTGGCACAAAATGCATACCTTCATCCCACCACTAGCCGCAAACTGGCCGAAGGATTACGCAAAAGGTTCGCTGAGGATGAAGCAGCCGGACGGGATCCTATCACCGTGGACGGAATGAGAAAGCTTTTTAATATGATCGGCTGGCCGTTTCCTGGAGACGATCCGCGGGTCTATGAGGTAGACTTCCTTGTGGCGACGCTTGAGGCGAACCACAGAGAGATACAAGATGGCTTCGCCTATCGAGAAGGACTTCATGAGAACACAGTTAACATGACAAAGGTCCATCGAGTCAATGTAACCCCTACCCGAATCACACTGCATGGGCCCGAAATGGAACCGCAGAATCGAATTCTGCGCAAGTTTCCCAACCATCACGAGTACTTCATCCGTGTACAGTTCTGTGATGAGAATGGAGAAGGTTTGCTCTTCAATGCAAATGTGGATTACAAGGATATCTTTGGGCGCTTCATAGACATTATGACAAGGGGGATCCAGATTGCCGGTCGCACATATAACTTTCTCGGGTTTTCGCATTCCTCATTGCGATCCCGCGCGGTTTGGGTAACATCCCTGCACTATGAAGCAACCCCATAGAAAACAAGACTAATTTAGCCCACAgttctcttctccattcGTCGACGATAATGGCCACATGCAGACATACTTTTCGATCGTCAGTGCAATAGGCAAATTCTCACATATAACGTCACCGGCACGATGCGCAGCCAGAATTGGCCAGGCCTTTACTGAGACGCCCTTCATGGTCCCATTAGAAAAGCATGGGGTGCTAGTCTCAACGATTCCAGACCTCACGTCTCCAGATGGTTCACGGGTCTTCAGTGATGGGGTCGGTGCCATCTCGCGCGAGGTGGTGGCAAGCATTTGGGCCGATATACCACTAAAAAGGGGGAATCCCACATGCTTCCAGATTCGCTTGGGTAGGGCGAAAGGCATGCTTGCTGCTGACAGCCGATTACGTACTGCGGTCATTCAGATACGTCCATCAATGATCAAGTTCGATAGCGAGGATATGAAAAACCTGGAAATTTGCAATATGGCATCCAGACCCTATCCCATGGTTCTAAATCGTCAAGTGATTAAGATTTTAGAGGATATGGGTGCCTCAAAGGACTGGTTCTTCCAAATGCAGAACGAAGAACTGACGCGACTTCAATCTATCACCGTCAGTACGGATAAGACAGCAAGGTTTCTCAAGGATAAGTCAGTCGCTGAGTGTATTGGTCTTTATCGACTATACCGCCAATGTTACTGGACACGCCTGAATTACAAGAAGGACGGCTTCCTCCGAGCAATTGTTGAGGCTGTGGTTCTTAGGGAGCTCCGGCTCCTGAAGCACAAAGCGCGTATCCCAGTGAAGAAAGGCATGACACTCTATGGGGTTATAGATGAGACAGGCTTCCTTCAAGAAGGTGAGGTTTATGTGACATTTGATCGCATGGAAGGGCGATATGCGGCACCTCCTGGGCCTGGGCATATCTTGGTGACTCGGTCGCCTGCGCTTCACTGTGGTGACATTCAACGTGCCCAAAATGTCATACCCCCAGAGGACCATCCCTTAAGGTATCATCGTAATTGCATTGTATTCAGTCAGAAGGGAAGCCGGGACTTGCCTAGTAAGTTGAGTGGAGGAGATCTCGATGGGGATTTGTATCATGTCATCTGGGATCCTGAACTAGAGAGTGTTGAGACATTTGCCCCCGCAGATTACCCGCGTCCCACATCTATTGACATTGGGCGAGATGTGAGGGTAGATGACATGGCTGCATTCTTTGTAGAATTCATGCGGTCCGATATTCTTGGTATGATTGCTATCCGCCATATGGTCATGGCAGATCAAGCTGCGTCGGGAACCAGGGATACCTCATGCCGCCTCCTGGCTGGACTGCACTCGAAGGCCGTGGACTTTTCCAAAACTGGTATTCCCGTGAACATGGAGGACATGCCTAGAGTGAACCGTTATCGACCGGACTTGTAAGTCTCCTTTCCGTTCAATAATCGCTTTCTCTCGCGTCTAATGATTGAAACACCTAGTCTGGCGCCAGGGCCCCAAACACGCCTCTATAATAAATCCAAGATTGGACTTGAGCAGCATGTTTCACATGCAAactatgatgatgacgacgacgcaATCATTTCTGCGATGGACACCTACTCTGACCATCCAACCAAGCCTATCAGCGAGCTAGAAGTTGTTATCGGGTCCATCATCAACAGGAGGGGTGTACAGACCCGCCGCCAAAGTGACCGATCAAATAAGCTACACGAGGAGTTTGACCGGATTGCTACATGGATCACAAGCATCATGCGCCGGCAGGAGATCGAGGACCCTGATCCTAATGGCTTGGAGCTATCTCTGGCGTGTCTTTATCATGGAATCCAAGGGAGCGATTCCGGCCACCGCAAGGAGGTATACGGTGAGCTTAAGAGCTTCCGAGTTGTCGCGGCCTGTGCACTGTTAGCCGAGTTAGATCATCGCGACAAGGCTGATCCGAAGAATTGTTTTACTATGTGATACTTATGAAAAACGTCTGGCTACCAAGATACAGGGTCAGGCATCGATAGTTTGAATATGTTTTTATCTGGCAGCACGGCCTATGCTGATAAGTTGGACTAATGGTCTCTGGTACATACAGCCCTGAGTATGTAGGTAAAGCCTATAGCGGTATTAGCAGCCCATGATatgatatttattattttctacGTTTAGCAAATGTAATCACTCTGTGGAATACCAGGATAGTTTCTCATATTCCTTATGACCTAAACCTTGAAGACATAAATTCTCAATCCATGATCAGTATCATAGTATAGAAATATGAATTTCAAGCAGTCAGTGCTACTAGAAAGCGGTTGTTTGCTTAGTACATCTCGTGACTTCTCGGTTAGCCAACCAGTCCATGTAAGTCACTACCAATGTGTATGATATCGATTGAAAGCCAGTCTACATGTTTACGATCTCAAAACGTGCCGTTCACCTTTATCAATATCCAGTCATGCAAGACTTGAGCTATATCGTCACTATTCATTTCCATAAACTGCAAATGCCCGTTTCCATGCAGCCCAGCATGACCTAACTCCAAATGCTCCGCGGGAACCCCTGCCTGGTACAGAAACTTGATAAAACAATGGTCATACTGAGCATGGTATGACGCCTCTCCAGTACTGATCAGAATCGGAACACGCGCTAAGTTGAGCAGTTTTCTGGCAGGTTCGTGCTGGATGATGCATGGAAGCAGGCCGGGTGAATGTGCTGGTACATTCTTCATAGTCAAGGGCGACGAGACATTCGACGGTGGGGGTTCATAGCTCAAGGGAATAGACGTAAGTCCCCAAGGACGACTGAACTCCTTTGAGAATATAGCCTCTCGGAATGGAGGGCCCTTCGGCTCGATTTGAATCAGTGCCTTGATTAGGTCTGGACGACTGTCTGCCCATGACCACCCATACAGGCCACCCTGGGAATGCGTGATAACTATTGCCGGGCCAATGCGATCGAGAAGCTTCTCTCCTGCGACTTTCATGGTTTCCTCTTGGACTCGACTGTCGGAGACGGATTGGACGGTACTCATGTAATATGCGTCGAAGAATGGGTCACCCATTTCGCCCGTCTACGGTTGCGCATGTCAGTGTGAGACTGATGGAGGATACATTTTGCTGTGAGAACCTACGCCCGGCCATTGGGTATGCAACTTGGCCTGGGGCCATAGGGGATATTTCTTTACAGCGGTGAATCGCTGCGAGATGAACTCTGCCGAGAAGGCAGTCTGGCCTAGGTCATCGTCCGACCATGTCGGCGATCGACCGGTTAACGTTCGATCTAGGAGATACACGACATAGCCATGGTCAAGGAACCAAGATGCCCATCCGGGGCTACCATCGGGTTTATTGAGGAAGTTCTAATGTTGTCAGAGGCTGTCCGACCCTTGCCAACAGAGTCGTTACTGGAGCAACATAGAGCTCACCGTCCCGGTCTGACCACCGCCGTGAACAAAAACAATCGGATACGGTTGCACACGCTCACGGACAGGCGACAGCTTCTCCACATACATCTGGTTATGGAAATAGCTCCCAACACCACTGCTATTGGAATGGACATACTGCCCACCGACATAGAAATAATCCCTAAAATGAGGCGCCGCGTTAGAGTATCCCCGAATGCAATGTACGACAtgtgaaagaagaagcgttGAGGCCAAGACAACGGCCATGAAGGCTTGGCAAACGTGTGGCATGGCAGGCGAGTCCAAGAACAAAGGAACAAAGGGGAAACGTGGGAAAGGGGGCGTCGTCTGGGATGGAACCCCGTTGGTTGGTCGTGCCCACGGGGCGGAAAAGAACGGTTCCAAATATAATCGAATCCCGGGGCAGGACTAGGGCGATGCCACGCTAATGTCAGACCGTCGACGCCGATCCTCCACTATTTCTCTCATTAACGGCATCTTGGTCCCGATGCCTGTTGACCCACCAATGGAAACGACGGTGATTGTTGGCTCGAGGCTCCGAATGGGAGTCTAGAATTTCCATGCCTTAATTTAAATGAGTTCAAGATATTAGGAGCAGGGATCGGTCAATGagataaagaagaaagctgtAACGTCTGGATGATCATCATTTCTTTGATTCTCTATTTtcattctccttcttttgtCTTATGCAAAGCTAACATTTTGCATCCATGACCAGATAATGATAATCAGAAAAAGGCATCATGAGATCGAATGGCTCGATTCGTGGGGTAGCCCAAAGTGGGCTTGCATCGGAAACCAACAACCGATAGGGTTGACGTATACGAGTTTTGACTCAGTCGGCCCTGCCAGCTAACTCGCTCGGGATTAGAATCGAAACCCTAGTGTCAGGAATCTGATCCTTCAAGAACTATAATGACAATTAATCCTTGATGATGCATGTCGTGGAACAAATAACCCGCAGGGATACGAAAaagtctttctttcccttcccacATCCCCAGAGCAAAGATGGCCATCGTCAACCATCGAGATGTCCATGGATTCAACAGCAGCCATAGTGCTGGTGGGCGTGTTTGGTGCCCTGAGCCAGGCGTTGATGGTTTTGCGCCTGGTGATGCGGAGATGTCGTGGTCAACGTTTGATTCTCAGTGATTATCTCACTATTGCTTGCATTGGCCTAGTACTTGCCCGCTCCGCGTTCGCGGCAGTCATCTTAGTCTGGGGAAACAACCATATGGATCGACCCGTCGCAGATATAAGCTCGACGCAGATCTACCGTCGCCAGGTTGGCAGCAAACTGACGGTGGTTAATCGCCTAGTATACAACGTCTAGTACGTGCAACTCGCTTTCATTCTTGAATCATGCGTTAACATCGGCAGTCTTTGGCTGCAAAAGGCCGTGGTCTTGCTTCTATGTCAGCGAATACTCGCTGGCCTCCCGTGGCCAGAACGAATAATCAGAGCATGCTGGGCCTTGCTCGTTGCCAGCTTTGCGGCAGTTCAGATCACTACCTTTGTAGACTGTCGACCTTTGCATCTGTACTGGCAAGTCATGCCTGATCCAGGTGCGTGTGGAACCCGCCAAGATTTCAGGGTCAGATAATCATCAGTTGTTAATCTCGTACATAGGGTCATGCGTCGAAGCTCACACCCAACTCGTCACTCTTATTTCGATGAACATCTCGACCGATACCATGTTGATGTTACTACCcatgccatggctgctcAGGGTGAAAACATCATGGACGCGGTAGGTAACCACTATCTAACGCCACTACTGTTCTCTAATCAAATCTCTAGCCGCCTCCAGCTCGTCGGACTGTTTGCAATTGGATTACTACTCATCGCAATAGCCATCGTCCGCCTTCCATCATTCGATGATAATACCTCCCAGCTGAACCGAAACACCTGGGGCTCCGTGGAGGAATTTCTCGCTGCATTCGTCGCCAATGTGCCTACCTTATATACCCTGCGACGAAGAGCCGACAAGAGCTACCCCACATATTACAGCCACGGTGCGTCTGAGGGCCGTATGGGCGGCTCACGGCATCCGCCTCATAATGAAGGGATATTGGTCACCAATAGTGTTCAGCTCGAGTATATGGTTGATGGTAGACACAAGTCGCAGGGCTCGGACCATAATGTTGTAAGACAGGATAGTAACGAGCAGCTGGTGGGGGATGAGCGATGGCGTTGAAACAATGTTTACTTTGTAAATTATTTATCCTTATAATAACCTACCTTTATAGTCCATTctgcgaaaagaaaaaataaaataaaaaataaatattatacttttaaGTAGGTGCCTGCTTTCATTACTGTTTACAAGGCAATCTATTCTATCGGGGCTCTAGGCTGTCCTGTTCGGTGTTTTCTGCTTCGCTGGCATACCTCGGTAGTTGCTGGAGCGTTGGTGCGACCCTCTTCATTACGTGCTTTGAGACTGTGTCTGTTGATTGGATAAGCAAATAACCCGAGAAGCCATGTCTCTCTCCCCTGATTGTGCACTATGGGAACAAACCTAGGACCGATTCAATAGGGCACTCGCAATCTCCTATGGAACAGGACCAAAATGTGTGTATACAGTTCTAAATGGTAGCTGGTGGCCGGGCGGGCGATGGGATGAAGCGTGTCTGCGTCATCATTAAGACCTGTACCAACAGAGACGATACCACCTTCCATCTCAAGTCAACTTTCGCACATCAGGCCAAAGATACGTTTCCAGACCAGCGGCCTTTCTCCTCTCCGGACCCTCCAAACATTCGTTGAGCGGAGAGTCTCAGGGTAGCCCTAGAGGAAGGAACCCCATTCCTTCGCAAATTCCTCATCGTCAAGTTGATCACCCAGCCTAATGAGATTGTCCCGCATGCGAGGGAATGGGGAGATATCGAGCTTCAGTTGATGTGGTATTTCACGCTGCAATGTCGTTGGACGTAAACCAGGGGCGATGCTGCCCTGCTTCTCCATGTCCCACGGACCGTAGGTACTGAAGATAGAAAGGGTATCATCCTGGCACATCCATTCGGGAGTCATACCTAAAACAGCGGCATTCTGGAAGGCTGCTCGGAGCACGTTAATCCTGCTCAGATTGATGAGGATATCTGTCTGTGGTGAACAGCTGAGATAACTATTCAAGGTTTTCCTTTCGAAGTTGACCATCAACTCATGCACATTGGGAAGGGCAATCGTTCAGCAGAGATGCTCCTTCCTCAAGATGTCAAACGCTATGTCACGTTGGTACCATAGTTAAACGATGATGCTGAAGTAGACAAAGTTCTTAAAAGACTTGaactttttctattattttaaccGAGGAGGAGCCGTATGATAATTTAGTCGAAGTCCTAGAGTAAAGGATCACATTCCGCTCCTTTTCACTAGCAATAAGACTCAGCACCGGCGTCTGATTCAGGACAAGGCTTACGATATGCTCACAGGGTCAAGTGATTCGGTACTCTTCCCCGGATTTTATAATCGCTAACTCCAGCCAAATCATCCTCGAGTAGTTGGTCTTGGTTAACCAATGCAGGCTGCTTATATCTCTACTCTAAGTGGCTGTCTGCACATCTTAGTGGATGCCATTTTTCCCGAAGGACACCGCACTGACAAGGCTCTCTATCTATTTTGACCTTCCGATTGGGAGGTGTATGGCCCGCTACGATGTACATCAAAACTTTCCTCATGTAGCGTCATAGCGCAGGATAGCATCTTAGACGTACTTACATCTGATTTTGGCCGAAACTGAAAAGATTCCACCACGCTTGCTCAGGCATGGTGCTGTGTAATTTTGGGCTCACTGCACAAAAGGGTACTGGGCGACATAGTTTCACATAGGCAAGTCATCCTTATGAGCTCCTAAATCGGCCGGTAAATATGCGGCTGGGGCGCTAGGCTACGAGGGATTGTGTAAGTAATAGCTTTGGTAATTTTCTAGCTATAGTTGCATGATGGGCCATGCACTGCCTAAGTACTGTATTGACGTTTAGCAGTCCATGCAGTTCTGAAGCGCTACTTGCAAAACCAAACAGGCATCGTATAAATTCGCCAGACGCGTTTAAACCCTGCTACCTCGATCAGAGTTTGGCCGGTCAAAGCCGCGCTCGCTGGAATCTGGCCCGTAACTAGCTTGCCATTATGACCGCTAACAAGGACCTTGGCCCCGAAGGAGGTTTCCGCCCTGTCATAAAGCCcaccattttttttttgttccgTCTCTAATAGAAACGGAATGTCTTTGGTAATTGcttgatctcctcctccgcgTTAGAGAGACTCGTTACCTTCTGTCAGAGACCAAGTAATCTCCATTAGTCAACTTCACATTGATCAGAACAACAGAAGCATGGCACACAGCAGAGACCACTTTTCCGGACTCGTAGAAACCACGGACAAGGATATGAGACGTTTCATCATTAGCAAGGTCAAACATATCTAGCGGTAGGTGAAATCATCAGCATAACTACATCTTTATCATGACTCTACACAATCAGGTAGAATTACTTCTGACCATGGCCGCCAACGTAGAAAGTCCCAACGAATTCTGAGATCTTGGCAAGCAGAGAATCAAGCTTTACAGTATTCTTGCAGACACTGCATCTCTCTTTGAGGAAGGTCACACATTCGGGGTCGTCCTTGGTCGATTCAATAGAGTATGGATCCAGGGGTGGCTCACCGCCTGCAGGAGATGCAACCACGATGTCAAAAAAAGGCGCGAGCTTGTTGAATCTTATGAGGCGAGTAAATGGTTGCATTGCCATCTTCTAAAGCACATAAATCAAACGGAAGCGCTTTCCCGCGCTGTCGTTTCTTGTGTTCATTCTTTAGAGTCTTTCAAGACCTGAATAATGCAGTTTGAGAAGAATATTCCCGGTGGAAAGTGGATACATGGTAGAACTGAGCTTTGCGCATTCTTTtcatagatattaaaaacaGTCTGCTAAAGAAGCCTTTCAATACATCTCCAGTCTTCTGTACTCAGGATAGAATAAGATAAATCAGTAGATAATGGCCTAGTATCATCGTTTTGTAAAATGTATTAATAGGTTCTAAATGAACAGCTTGATCAAAGCCCCCGAAGAAGCCATATCCTCGACAACGCAATAGCTGGATTTGCTTTCAGGGACTTTATTGCTCCTGAGaatctcttttcccttctcatAACTGCGGGTTGTTGCCACAAAGCTATGGCTGTAAGttagattaatagaaattGTATGTGTAGGTTACAGAAACCACGATTGAGAAGGCAATCTATACATTGTCCCCCTAAAAAGACGAGTCAGAAACGGTAAAGCGCATCTTCAAGGACCTATCTGGAGCTGTAATTTGCCAGTCGCGCTTGCACTAATGCAGGTTGGTTATTCAAATATGATAATTGGACGACCCATGCTGGGCAGCGACCATTTCTTTGTTGCGGGGTTTCGGTGGTTGTCGTTGTCCAAAGGGGTTTTTGCCTAGCGTAGCCCCGATAAGGTGCAATTGGAATAGCGCTAAAACTAGTGCTCCAGATTAGTGCTCCTAACTCGGCCAATAGAATGGATAATGTAAGCGCCCTGCATTAGCGCGATTGGAAACCAATCAGAGTCAGTGAATCTCTGCAGGTCAACATTAGATACACCAGTGCTCCGTACCAAATGTTTGACGGAGACAGGATACTAGAGCCGGTATTTAGATAGCCAGGAAATATAAGTAGCTCTCCCTGCCTATCCTGTCTCCTccgttctttttctgacTCCTCTTTGCATGAAACCTTGACTGTGCTAGTGGGAACCTTTGTGATTGCCATTTTTAAAGGATCAGATATGGCAGAGAAAATGGAATATGTTCAGGATGTGGTCTCCTCTCCCGCATAATCGACGCAGGGCTTAGCTAACTGGATATCCAAAAATATAGACTTGGCAAATCTGGGCTCAAGGTATCCAAGATCATCTTAGGATGTATGTCATATGGCAGTAGTGAGTGGCAGAGTTGGGTTCTGAATGAGAAAGACGCTTTGCCTCTCCTCAAGCATGCCTATGATAAAGGTATCAATACTTGGGATACAGTATGGCGTTCAGGAGTTATTCAGTTTCTCTACATGCGTTGATCGGCTAATAATTCTCGCGATAGGCTGACATCTACTCTCATGGCCGTTCCGAAGAGATCATTGGTAAATTCCTTCGGCAGGAACGGATCCCTCGTGACCGTGTCGTTATTATGACCAAATGTTACTTTGGCGTGGACGACCAAGGTCGGCAGCCACCCAATCGCGCAACGATTCATAATGACGGTCAGGAATGGGTCAATCGTGTTGGACTGTCAAGAAAACACATTTTTGACGCGGTCGAGGCAAGCGTCAGGAGACTTGGAACATACATAGACGTTTTGCAGATCCATCGGTTAGATCGTGATACTCCCCGAAAGGAGATTATGAAAGCCCTTAatgatgttgttgagagCGGGAAGGTGCGATATATCGGTGCGAGCTCGGTAAGCAGATAGTAGACAATGGAGTGTATCTCACCGAGTGCATATTATGCCAGCTAACGGGCATGTGTGTCTAGATGGCGGCATGGGAATTC
This window of the Aspergillus flavus chromosome 8, complete sequence genome carries:
- a CDS encoding uncharacterized protein (expressed protein), yielding MCEGTQDVFIFANSLVDIRPAQVDWDCLKSLHAPVIPQISDRPFQIIQHMGVIVIPSGICSDKSRTLIDKLAEGTIYNHKGTYSVLAFSGPGRKIPKPELKVIRALEFIGKTSMCLCELDYISQELHRVDRSTDALPRYRTVFWNCHDYTVNLAILIMDDFPPPPALVKLSRMVEESKSAFCRKHEECALAMMNVALCIGAFLCVFDLFGYTLAHIFILFALLSTALCHVYYTIWRFQQVEALQMREALIHTLEQRFSRLSAFRRGNPVPSSAIREPLWFPRG
- a CDS encoding RNA dependent RNA polymerase-domain-containing protein; the encoded protein is MEVFLHHVPADLNRHGFKRELQPFMKTLRIQDFICEKPRKKRFGTITFLHVDDAERFLQAHGEKPNPLGGFKSNLKLMGVSVCCKSSRYPPKPFALRTLEHEAQERAKGHRERPEESVVFGMQQYSCGRCDFVGEQLTYNPELQWSARGTIKFKTRSMIVHVIPDCRIRIPLSTIVSLIYSTDGTLTVTLSDVPFFFKVIGTSYNSLGIESSRVRLSNLGNGHDQIVGQCLVYQFKVSVVDFRANIEKLKDWEITIYRYNLTTARPLLCSQAVSVEFHKLLSELAECTRNRSVPFGILFQLQALAQNAYLHPTTSRKLAEGLRKRFAEDEAAGRDPITVDGMRKLFNMIGWPFPGDDPRVYEVDFLVATLEANHREIQDGFAYREGLHENTVNMTKVHRVNVTPTRITLHGPEMEPQNRILRKFPNHHEYFIRVQFCDENGEGLLFNANVDYKDIFGRFIDIMTRGIQIAGRTYNFLGFSHSSLRSRAVWFSSPFVDDNGHMQTYFSIVSAIGKFSHITSPARCAARIGQAFTETPFMVPLEKHGVLVSTIPDLTSPDGSRVFSDGVGAISREVVASIWADIPLKRGNPTCFQIRLGRAKGMLAADSRLRTAVIQIRPSMIKFDSEDMKNLEICNMASRPYPMVLNRQVIKILEDMGASKDWFFQMQNEELTRLQSITVSTDKTARFLKDKSVAECIGLYRLYRQCYWTRLNYKKDGFLRAIVEAVVLRELRLLKHKARIPVKKGMTLYGVIDETGFLQEGEVYVTFDRMEGRYAAPPGPGHILVTRSPALHCGDIQRAQNVIPPEDHPLRYHRNCIVFSQKGSRDLPSKLSGGDLDGDLYHVIWDPELESVETFAPADYPRPTSIDIGRDVRVDDMAAFFVEFMRSDILGMIAIRHMVMADQAASGTRDTSCRLLAGLHSKAVDFSKTGIPVNMEDMPRVNRYRPDFLAPGPQTRLYNKSKIGLEQHVSHANYDDDDDAIISAMDTYSDHPTKPISELEVVIGSIINRRGVQTRRQSDRSNKLHEEFDRIATWITSIMRRQEIEDPDPNGLELSLACLYHGIQGSDSGHRKEVYGELKSFRVVAACALLAELDHRDKADPKNCFTM
- a CDS encoding Alpha/Beta hydrolase protein; the protein is MPHVCQAFMAVVLASTLLLSHVVHCIRGYSNAAPHFRDYFYVGGQYVHSNSSGVGSYFHNQMYVEKLSPVRERVQPYPIVFVHGGGQTGTNFLNKPDGSPGWASWFLDHGYVVYLLDRTLTGRSPTWSDDDLGQTAFSAEFISQRFTAVKKYPLWPQAKLHTQWPGTGEMGDPFFDAYYMSTVQSVSDSRVQEETMKVAGEKLLDRIGPAIVITHSQGGLYGWSWADSRPDLIKALIQIEPKGPPFREAIFSKEFSRPWGLTSIPLSYEPPPSNVSSPLTMKNVPAHSPGLLPCIIQHEPARKLLNLARVPILISTGEASYHAQYDHCFIKFLYQAGVPAEHLELGHAGLHGNGHLQFMEMNSDDIAQVLHDWILIKVNGTF
- a CDS encoding class I glutamine amidotransferase-like protein, which encodes MAMQPFTRLIRFNKLAPFFDIVVASPAGGEPPLDPYSIESTKDDPECVTFLKERCSVCKNTVKLDSLLAKISEFVGTFYVGGHDMFDLANDETSHILVRGFYESGKVVSAVCHASVVLINVKLTNGDYLVSDRR